Proteins found in one Lysinibacillus fusiformis genomic segment:
- a CDS encoding SMI1/KNR4 family protein yields MWKYYISSVSKDYSFKPPASNAEIIQISEELNVKLPNKLFDLYNETNGVFDSFGCPLIWSTSQIVKDNLFFRNFSDYKDIYMPFDQLLFFSDNGCGDLFGYQILNRSIQTEDIYVWNHEDDSRTWVASSLEVFIKGWMTGEITT; encoded by the coding sequence ATGTGGAAGTACTATATAAGTTCGGTATCAAAAGATTACTCTTTCAAACCACCAGCATCTAATGCTGAAATAATTCAAATATCAGAGGAATTAAATGTGAAATTACCAAATAAGTTGTTTGATTTATATAATGAAACAAATGGAGTGTTTGATAGTTTCGGCTGTCCTTTAATATGGTCAACTTCACAAATAGTAAAGGATAATTTATTTTTTAGAAATTTTAGTGACTATAAAGATATTTATATGCCATTTGACCAACTGTTATTTTTTTCAGATAATGGATGTGGTGACCTATTTGGCTATCAAATATTAAATCGTAGCATTCAAACAGAAGATATTTATGTATGGAACCACGAAGATGACAGTAGAACGTGGGTTGCTTCTTCATTGGAAGTATTCATTAAAGGTTGGATGACTGGCGAAATTACTACTTAG
- a CDS encoding serine hydrolase domain-containing protein → MKKFIVFVLTIFVLFSGFTTQSYALSDSKSAAIQALLDDASRISGVPGMSISILADDEVFYFSSGYADREKGLSASENTLYELASVSKAFTGMGILLLEEQGLLSMTDPVQKYLPWFTLKYQGKPVDMQSLTLNNFLHHTSGLTNIRHTKNIPQGNSPNMLQKTVEMLVDADLAFPPGEQYNYGTVNYDVLGLVIEIVSRQSYEDFMREQVFQPLGLHQTYVYKEDAQATGQLAQGYRSSFFMTTPFKAPDYAGNKPAGYIISNTKDMAHWMGIQMGIVQDIPEIFHTVIEKSHRGDMSVSAVNDMYYAAGWLVNADQTIIEHTGGNPNFRTEVAILLNERTAICLLSNGANTNINLVLKVKDILDGNLTQSYQISGTQLLDIILSTVTIILCLLAVLLFLLGLRRRKTNERQPMTKRRIIVTVIFLISTIALGILCCAFDWSTILIWQTYSGLTALISSALLTASIAWFVYTHR, encoded by the coding sequence ATGAAAAAGTTCATTGTTTTTGTATTAACGATATTTGTATTATTTTCAGGATTCACAACACAAAGTTATGCTCTGTCAGATTCGAAATCTGCGGCAATACAAGCGTTGCTAGATGATGCCTCTCGTATATCAGGTGTGCCGGGAATGTCCATCTCAATACTTGCTGATGATGAAGTGTTCTACTTTTCTTCAGGGTATGCTGACCGTGAAAAGGGGTTGTCTGCAAGTGAAAATACACTCTATGAGTTAGCCTCGGTCAGTAAAGCTTTTACCGGTATGGGTATTTTGCTGTTGGAAGAGCAAGGGCTGCTCTCAATGACTGACCCTGTCCAAAAATATTTACCTTGGTTTACATTAAAGTATCAAGGGAAACCTGTTGATATGCAAAGCCTTACACTAAATAACTTTCTTCATCATACCAGTGGTCTAACAAATATTAGGCATACCAAAAATATTCCACAAGGCAATTCACCGAATATGTTGCAAAAGACTGTGGAAATGCTCGTAGATGCTGATTTGGCGTTCCCTCCCGGTGAACAGTATAACTATGGAACGGTTAATTATGACGTATTGGGTTTGGTTATTGAGATTGTGTCGCGACAAAGCTATGAAGACTTTATGAGGGAACAGGTATTTCAGCCGTTAGGTCTTCACCAGACGTATGTTTATAAAGAAGATGCTCAAGCCACTGGACAGTTGGCACAGGGCTACCGTTCTTCCTTTTTTATGACAACTCCATTTAAAGCTCCTGATTATGCTGGAAATAAACCCGCAGGCTACATCATTTCTAATACAAAAGATATGGCGCATTGGATGGGCATACAGATGGGTATTGTGCAGGACATACCCGAAATATTCCACACGGTTATCGAAAAATCACATAGGGGTGATATGTCTGTTTCGGCTGTCAACGATATGTATTATGCGGCAGGTTGGTTGGTTAACGCTGACCAAACGATTATAGAACACACTGGGGGCAATCCAAATTTCAGAACCGAAGTAGCCATACTGCTAAATGAACGAACAGCCATCTGCTTGCTGAGCAACGGTGCAAATACCAATATAAATCTGGTACTAAAAGTTAAAGATATATTAGACGGCAATCTAACTCAGTCATATCAAATAAGCGGCACACAGCTTTTGGATATCATTTTGTCAACTGTCACTATTATTCTTTGCCTTTTGGCTGTTCTGCTATTTCTCTTAGGATTACGCAGAAGGAAAACGAATGAGCGGCAGCCAATGACAAAAAGGAGAATAATCGTAACCGTTATTTTCCTAATCTCTACAATTGCCCTGGGTATACTGTGCTGTGCTTTCGATTGGTCAACGATACTTATTTGGCAAACATATAGTGGTCTTACAGCTTTGATTTCGTCAGCATTATTAACAGCAAGCATTGCATGGTTTGTATACACTCACCGATAA